The following are encoded in a window of Colletotrichum lupini chromosome 3, complete sequence genomic DNA:
- a CDS encoding succinate-semialdehyde dehydrogenase: MTGVFAKLQDKSLLVSSGLVAGEWKNGQDGKTFPVYEPSSATVVYAASFISWFAEEATRSYGDTIPSSYANTTVLTFKEPVGVCGIITPWNFPAAMITRKIAPAFAAGCSVIIKPPSETPFSALALAKLALAAGIPSDIIHVVPTKDREASMELANNPIVKKLSFTGSTGVGKMLTKAAAGTMKRVSMELGGNAPFIVFDDADIDQAVEGALICKFRCSGQTCVCANRLLVHEAVKDQFIEKLVARVKQYKLGRGIDEGVTQGPLVNAAAVQKVDAHVQDALKKGAVLHTGGKAPEGLKGAAEAPFGGVKESGLGREGSKYGLAEYQNIKSVTIGNLGFN, encoded by the exons ATGACAGGCGTCTTCGCAAAGCTCCAGGACAAGAGCCTGCTGGTTTCTTCCGGTCTCGTCGCCGGCGAGTGGAAGAATGGTCAGGACGGCAAGACTTTCCCAGTCTACGAACCGTCAAGCGCGACG GTCGTTTACGCCGCTTCTTTCATCTCTTGGTTCGCTGAGGAAGCGACACGGTCATACGGCGATACTATCCCCTCATCCTACGCCAACACCACCGTCTTGACCTTCAAGGAGCCCGTAGGTGTCTGCGGAATCATCACCCCTTGGAACTTCCCAGCAGCCATGATCACCCGCAAGATTGCCCCAGCCTTTGCGGCGGGATGCTCAGTCATCATCAAGCCACCAAGCGAAACCCCTTTCAGTGCACTGGCTCTGGCCAAGTTGGCGCTCGCTGCTGGAATTCCGTCAGATATCATCCACGTGGTGCCTACCAAAGATAGAGAGGCGTCGATGGAGCTTGCCAACAACCCCATTGTGAAGAAGCTTAGTTTCACTGGGTCAACTGGGGTCGGCAAGATGCTCACTAAGGCTGCGGCGGGTACGATGAAGCGCGTGAGCATGGAGTTGGGCGGAAATGCCCCGTTCATCGTCTTTGATGATGCGGATATCGATCAAGCTGTCGAGGGTGCCTTGATTTGCAAGTTCAGATGCTCCGGACAGACATGCGTG TGCGCAAACAGATTGCTCGTCCATGAGGCGGTCAAGGACCAATTCATCGAGAAGCTCGTAGCCCGCGTAAAGCAGTACAAGCTCGGTCGAGGAATCGACGAGGGCGTCACACAGGGCCCTCTCGTtaacgccgccgccgtccaaAAGGTCGACGCCCACGTACAAGACGCGCTGAAGAAGGGTGCCGTCCTTCACACGGGCGGTAAAGCACCAGAGGGGCTCAAGGG CGCGGCGGAGGCACCGTTTGGTGGTGTGAAGGAGAGTGGACTTGGCCGGGAGGGCAGCAAGTATGGACTGGCAGAGTACCAGAACATCAAGTCTGTTACGATTGGCAACCTTGGCTTCAACTGA
- a CDS encoding methyltransferase domain-containing protein has translation MCVDNNAGAGQTTAQSNSQPNNLADQEVIIEADEEDDASETGALSIASSSTSVTSSILDYRIENGRTYHKYKDGKYNLPNDERENERLGGCLLRYCDTLMNNLTDFSDLQHTLFLLTFYDKLGNAPPNDPGSKVGRVLDVGTGSGIWAIDYGDEHPEAEVRGIDLSAAQPMFTPPNVRFEIDDLEEPWTFSQPFDYIHSRMMNSSVNNWKEYIDKCFKNLTPGGWLELNEIDITPLSDDGTLKPEHSISRTVGLLQEASEVFGRAYQDVKQLKFMLIEAGFTDVTMQHFKWPTNPWPKEARHKELGAWNNENLAQGWEAICMAPLTRALEWTREEVIVLMAENRKDFADRNIHAYFSIWSIYGKKPEESEETSPDNA, from the exons ATGTGTGTTGACAACAATGCTGGCGCAGGCCAGACAACGGCACAATCTAATTCACAGCCCAATAATCTCGCAGACCAGGAGGTCATCATCGAAGCTGATGAAGAG GACGACGCGTCCGAAACTGGGGCA CTTAGCATAGCATCGTCGAGCACAAGCGTCACTAGCTCGATTCTTGACTACCGCATCGAAAATGGTAGAACGTATCACAAGTACAAGGACGGAA AGTACAATTTGCCCAATGACGAAAGGGAGAATGAAAGACTTGGTGGGTGTCTTCTGAGATACTGTGACACCCTGATGAATAATTTGACTGACTTCTCAGATCTGCAACACACGCTGTTCCTGCTTACATTCTACGACAAGCTTGGCAATGCTCCTCCGAATGACCCAGGATCAAAGGTTGGAAGGGTCCTTGATGTCGGCACGGGTAGTGGTATCTGGGCAATTGACTATGGTGATGAACATCCTGAGGCTGAG GTCCGTGGCATAGATCTATCTGCTGCGCAACCGATGTT TACTCCGCCCAACGTGAGATTCGAGATTGATGATCTCGAGGAGCCCTGGACATTCTCGCAACCATTCGATTACATCCACAGTCGAATGATGAACTCATCTGTCAACAATTGGAAGGAATACATCGACAAGTGCTTCAA GAACCTCACGCCGGGTGGCTGGTTAGAGTTGAACGAGATTGACATTACTCCCCTTTCAGACGACGGTACACTGAAACCCGAACACTCGATTTCGCGCACTGTGGGCTTGCTTCAAGAAGCTTCAGAAGTGTTCGGCCGTGCTTACCAAGATGTCAAGCAACTGAAGTTCATGTTGATAGAGGCTGGCTTCACTGATGTGACCATGCAACATTTCAAATGGCCTACTAACCCCTGGCCGAAGGAGGCAAGGCACAAGGAACTTGGGGCCTGGAACAACGAAAACCTCGCACAAGGCTGGGAGGCAATTTGCATGGCGCCGCTAACCAGAGCATTGGAATGGACTAGAGAAGAAGTCATTGTACTCATGGCAGAGAATCGCAAAGACTTTGCGGATCGCAACATCCATGCCTACTTCTCAAT CTGGTCAATTTATGGCAAGAAGCCGGAAGAATCTGAAGAGACATCGCCTGATAATGCTTGA
- a CDS encoding methyltransferase domain-containing protein, whose protein sequence is MSHNINSTFASASIVADECIYDSASQSDVLGIDLSASQPEFVPPNVLFEIDDIEEPWTFTKPFDYIHSRMMKGSIRDWRTFLQRCFNNLSPGGYVELNDIDFFPRSDDNSIPEGSKLMKAFELCFEALEVLGSPFEEFGRFETLLAEVGFQDIQVHRFKWPTNTWPKHKKYKLLGEWNHENLSPNLDGLLMAPLTRALNMKPAEVYVYAMEARRELADRTIHACFDVWSIHGRKPMWC, encoded by the exons ATGTCCCACAACATAAACTCCACTTTCGCATCCGCCAGCATTGTGGCTGACGAG TGCATATATGACAGTGCATCACAAAGCGAT GTTTTGGGAATTGATTTGTCGGCTTCTCAGCCCGAATT CGTCCCACCCAACGTTCTGTTCGAGATTGATGATATCGAGGAACCATGGACATTTACGAAACCCTTCGACTATATTCACAGCAGAATGATGAAGGGTAGTATTAGAGATTGGAGAACATTTCTCCAGAGATGTTTCAA TAATCTCAGCCCTGGTGGTTACGTCGAGCTGAATGATATAGACTTCTTCCCTCGCTCGGATGATAACAGCATCCCGGAAGGCAGTAAGCTCATGAAGGCTTTTGAGCTTTGCTTTGAAGCACTCGAAGTTCTTGGCTCCCCATTCGAAGAATTCGGGCGGTTTGAGACTCTTCTCGCAGAGGTTGGCTTTCAAGACATCCAGGTCCATCGCTTCAAGTGGCCTACCAACACGTGGCCCAAGCACAAGAAATACAAGTTATTAGGCGAGTGGAACCATGAAAACCTGTCACCCAACCTAGACGGGCTCCTCATGGCACCATTAACGAGAGCTCTAAACATGAAGCCAGCCGAGGTTTATGTCTACGCCATGGAGGCTCGTAGGGAACTCGCCGATAGAACTATTCATGCCTGCTTCGATGT CTGGTCAATCCATGGACGGAAGCCCATGTGGTGCTAA